One Dialister invisus DSM 15470 genomic region harbors:
- a CDS encoding HNH endonuclease signature motif containing protein → MRRALRECGHPGCRALTRENYCDKHKQLHIRNPKEFERESPTKRGYNYKWTKARKAFLAQHSFCECPACKESGHPLPANVVDHIVPHRGNQDLFWDESNWQAMNKRCHDKKTAKENGGFGNKIKA, encoded by the coding sequence ATGAGAAGAGCATTGCGAGAATGCGGACATCCCGGATGCCGCGCATTAACGAGAGAAAACTATTGCGATAAACATAAACAATTGCACATAAGAAATCCGAAAGAGTTTGAGCGGGAGTCACCGACTAAACGGGGATACAATTACAAGTGGACGAAAGCGCGCAAGGCTTTTTTGGCACAGCATTCGTTCTGCGAATGTCCAGCTTGTAAAGAATCAGGACATCCGCTGCCGGCTAATGTGGTTGACCACATCGTTCCGCACAGAGGCAATCAAGATTTGTTTTGGGATGAAAGCAATTGGCAGGCGATGAACAAGAGATGTCATGACAAGAAAACAGCGAAAGAAAACGGCGGATTCGGAAATAAAATTAAAGCTTGA
- a CDS encoding helix-turn-helix domain-containing protein — MKLIEKVMTTAEAAELWNIPVVTIKQACSGQRGYPPRFTSEECRKSGHIWLVTRAGMERVYGKI; from the coding sequence ATGAAATTAATTGAAAAGGTTATGACAACAGCAGAAGCGGCAGAATTGTGGAACATACCTGTTGTAACAATAAAACAGGCGTGTTCCGGTCAAAGAGGGTATCCACCGCGGTTTACGAGCGAAGAGTGCCGCAAGTCGGGGCACATCTGGCTTGTAACCCGTGCGGGGATGGAACGGGTTTATGGAAAGATTTAA